Within Azoarcus sp. DD4, the genomic segment ATGTTCAGGGTGATCTTGGTGATGCGCGGCACTTCCATCACGGACTTGTAGCCGAACTGCTTGAGCAGCTGCGGCACCACTTCATCCTTGTAAAACTGTTGCAAGCGAGCCATTGCCACTCCTTAAGCGTCGACCAGCTCACCGTTCGACTTGAAGAAGCGCGCCTTGCGACCATCCTCAAGCACCTTGATCCCGACGCGATCAGCCTTCTGCGAGGCGGGATTGAACAGCGCGACGTTAGACACGTGGATCGGCATCTCCTTCTCGACGATACCGCCCACTTCACCCTTGAGCGGATTCGGGCGAACGTGCTTCTTGACCCGATTCACACCCTCAACCACCAAGTGCTCATCACCCACGCGACGCAGGACGGCACCACGACGACCGCGGTCCTTGCCGGTAAGCACCACCACTTCGTCACCCTTGCGGATCTTGTTCATCTCAAAGACTCCTCAGAGCACTTCGGGCGCAAGCGAAACGATCTTCATGAACCGCTCGGAGCGCAGCTCGCGCGTCACCGGCCCGAAAATACGAGTACCGATCGGCTCAAGCTTGTTGTTCAGGAGCACGGCCGCGTTGTTGTCGAACTTGACCAGCGAACC encodes:
- the rplX gene encoding 50S ribosomal protein L24, whose amino-acid sequence is MNKIRKGDEVVVLTGKDRGRRGAVLRRVGDEHLVVEGVNRVKKHVRPNPLKGEVGGIVEKEMPIHVSNVALFNPASQKADRVGIKVLEDGRKARFFKSNGELVDA